A window from Borrelia sp. P9F1 encodes these proteins:
- the nusA gene encoding transcription termination factor NusA, with protein MIKGTGQMICNIANERGMSVDAIQKTVKESIVIAYKKYFGTSENALIEFDEDSGDLVVYSKKKIVEEVKDATLEILEDDAREFKIIEDGYAYVEIDPKIFDRLSIQVAKQRTKSDLQGIEDNELYLEFKNKLNKIIIGYVQQNRNGDLYVNLGSTDGVIPKKYQSPREVYGLNEKIRVLVHNVKKGRNGIEVILSRTHPKFIEELLTLEIPEIEEGVIKIHKIVRDPGYRTKIAVYTEKEEIDPVGPCIGQKGVRIQSIIKELEGEKIDVIPYSRDVKEFIRDALTPAKVDNVYLLDEDLHKALVVVSDDQLSLAIGKMGQNVRLANRLLDWAIDVKTNSQFAEMKESGEFKKETFEMFDKIIQETAQEDEFEEFTKISELKILDGDVVSRVIEAGLDGIDDFSGASEEKLLSLGVSYEKQDEINKILNEGMVIISNDDESVDRIKEEEELLCPECGTVINESMTFCPGCKIGLSFEFEEE; from the coding sequence CAAAAAGTACTTTGGAACAAGTGAGAATGCTTTAATTGAATTTGATGAGGACAGTGGAGATTTGGTGGTATATTCAAAGAAAAAGATTGTAGAAGAAGTTAAGGACGCTACGCTTGAAATACTGGAGGATGATGCTAGGGAATTTAAGATAATAGAGGATGGGTATGCTTATGTTGAGATTGATCCTAAGATTTTCGACAGACTTTCAATTCAAGTTGCTAAGCAGAGGACTAAAAGTGATTTGCAGGGTATTGAAGATAATGAACTTTATTTAGAGTTTAAAAACAAGCTAAATAAAATTATTATTGGTTATGTGCAGCAGAATAGAAATGGGGACCTTTATGTTAACCTTGGTAGTACAGATGGTGTTATACCTAAAAAGTATCAATCCCCGAGGGAAGTTTATGGGCTTAATGAAAAAATTCGAGTTCTTGTCCATAATGTGAAGAAGGGTAGAAATGGAATAGAAGTGATTTTATCAAGAACTCATCCTAAATTTATTGAGGAGCTTCTTACTCTTGAAATTCCTGAGATTGAGGAAGGTGTTATTAAGATTCACAAGATAGTCAGAGACCCAGGCTATAGAACCAAGATTGCTGTTTATACGGAGAAAGAGGAGATTGATCCTGTGGGTCCTTGCATTGGTCAGAAGGGTGTAAGGATTCAGTCAATAATTAAGGAGCTTGAAGGAGAAAAAATAGATGTTATACCTTATTCTAGGGATGTTAAAGAGTTTATCAGGGATGCTTTAACTCCTGCAAAGGTGGATAATGTGTATCTTCTTGATGAGGATTTGCATAAGGCTTTGGTTGTTGTTAGCGATGATCAGTTGTCTCTTGCGATAGGTAAAATGGGACAGAATGTTAGGCTTGCAAATAGGTTACTTGATTGGGCAATTGATGTTAAGACTAATAGTCAGTTTGCAGAAATGAAGGAAAGTGGAGAGTTTAAAAAAGAAACATTTGAGATGTTTGACAAAATTATTCAAGAGACTGCTCAGGAAGATGAATTTGAGGAGTTCACTAAGATTAGTGAGCTCAAGATTCTTGATGGTGATGTTGTTTCTAGAGTCATTGAGGCAGGGCTCGATGGAATTGATGATTTTTCGGGTGCTAGTGAAGAAAAGCTTTTAAGCCTTGGGGTAAGTTATGAAAAGCAAGATGAAATAAATAAGATATTAAATGAGGGAATGGTAATAATTTCTAATGATGATGAGTCTGTTGATCGAATAAAAGAGGAAGAGGAACTACTTTGTCCTGAATGTGGGACTGTTATTAATGAAAGTATGACTTTTTGTCCAGGTTGTAAGATAGGGCTCAGTTTTGAGTTTGAAGAGGAGTAA